DNA sequence from the Tissierella sp. MB52-C2 genome:
CGAAAATTATCTGAACTGCAATTATCTAGGTAATTTTTTGGATAAATCAATGATCTTTTAATTTCTCCTATTATATATCCTAAACTTTCAATAAACCCCTCCATAGAAATAGCATCTTTAAAATATGTAATCTTTCCCTCTTTACATAATTTTAATACTGAGTTTTTAATAATTATATCTTTAGTAAGTTCGTTAATAATTAAGCAAACTTCATTACTTAGGATTTCATTTACTATATCATCAAAAGTAAAAAGATTGATTTCAAAGCTTTGTTCAACCTTAGTAATAAATTCTTTTCTATACTTTCTAAGTAATTCACCATTAGGTAATAAATAATAAAATCTATGACCTTCTGTCTTTTTCAAACTCTCTATTGCCTTTTCTACTAAATCCTTTTTTTTACTATTATTAAAAGGCCCAAAATATATTATTCTATCAGCCACTATAAGCCCCCCTTTATATTGGCTATTTATTGATTTCTTCTATTAGTTTTATGGTTTTAGTATTTAGTTCTTCTAAGTTATTAGATTCTATTATTTTATCTTCTAAAGCATATTTTTCCTTTAGTTTTAAAATCCTGTATACCTTCTTATCTATATCTATTTCACTTAGACTTCCAGTGTTTACTGATTCTTTTATATGTTCTATAACTTTCTTCGGATTATCATTTCCGTGACATATTAGGGCTATATCTCCACCAGACTTAATAAACCTTAGACTAGCTTCTTCTAATGAATAGTTCTCAACTATGGCACCCATGGTCATATCATCAGATACTACTACCCCATTATATCCTAATTGGTCCCTTAGGAGGTTTTGTATAATCTTTTGTGACATAGTGGAAGGATATTCCTCATCCATAGCTGGATATAATATATGCGCCACCATAATCATATCTACATCTTCTTCTATTGCTTTTATAAAAGGAATTAGTTCCATTTTTTCTAATTCTTCCATACTCTTTTTTACTATAGGTAAATTTACATGAGAATCTATACCTGTATCTCCATGACCTGGAAAATGTTTTACTGCTGGAATTATATTTGTATCTCTTATTCCCGACATTACTTGTATTCCATTACTTACTACAATATCCACAGTGCTGCCAAATGCTCTATTACCAATAACAGGATTCTTAGGATTTGAATTAATATCTAAAACTGGTGCAAAATCCACATTAAATCCTAATGCTTTGACTCTTTCCCCCAGTATTTTACCATAGTTATAAGAAATCTCCTTGTCATTTTTATTTCCTAACTTTATGGCTTCGGGAAGTTTTTTAAAAGCTTTAGGAAGTCTGCTTACTCTCCCACCCTCTTCATCTATAGATAAGAATAGGGGAATATCATTATCTGAATTTGCTTCCTTTATATTATTCAAAAGCTCTAATGTTTTATTTTCATCTTCTATATTCCTAGAGAATAATATAAAACCCCCTACTTTAAGTTCCTCTATGAAACTAATTATCTCCTGGTTAATCTCTGTGCCTTCAAATCCTACTATGAGCAGCTGCCCTATTTTTTCTTCTAGAGACATGGATTTAATCCTATCTTCTATAGGGTCTATTTGGATATTATTATCTTCTGAAGGCAATTCCTCAGGCTTAATATCTTTATCCCCAGTATTTATATTATCTTTTTTACAGCCTACTGCAAGAATAATAATCAGCAGTAGGATAATTCCTATAATCTTTTTCATTTTATCATCCTTTTCCTATGTTATTTTAATTTTATTATAGTATAGACTTCTTTACAATAGAATTAAACAATAAACGGAGAGTTTATATTTATCTCTCCGTTTATTCTCATTAAAAAATATTTAAATTTAATTCTTTTGATAAATCTTTCATAATTCCATAGCCAGCTATGGAATTTCCATACTGATCTAAGGCTGGGCTAAATATACCAATTCCCATTTTATATGGTATAGTACCTAATATCCCTCCACCTACACCGCTTTTTGAGGGTATACCCACTGTTGCAGCATATTCCCCACTAAAATTATACATTCCGCAGGTAGCCATGATTGCAGTCAATATAGATGCTATTTTAGCATTACATATTGGTTTATCTTCTTTAGATAATCTATACCTATTAGCTATAAATAAACCTATTTTAGCCATATCAACTGTAGTCACTTCTATGGAACATTGTTTAAAATAAGTGTCCAATATATCCTCTACATCGCCTTCTATAAAACCTCTAGATTTCATTAAGTATGCCATGGCTCTATTTTTATCCCCTGTTTCCTTCTCTGATAAATACACTTCTTCATTATAAGATATATTTGGATTTTCAGCTACCCTTCTAATAAGCTCTAATAATCGATTAAACCTTTCTTCTCCTTCTCCCTTTATTAGAGAAGTAGTTACTATGGCACCGGAGTTTATCATTGGATTAGAAGGTTTAATGGTATGAGGAAAATCCAATTTAAACAATGTATTAAAAGGCTCTTCCGTCGGTTCATAGTCAATCTTTTTAAATACATAATCTTCTCCATTATCTATTAAAGCCTGCATAAGGCTCATAACCTTAGATATACTTTGTATAGTAAACTTTTCACTATAGTCTCCAGCTTTATAAACATTCCCATCTATATCCATGATACATATTCCCATATGATTTGGATTTGCTTGTAGTAGAGCAGGTATATAATCTGCTAATGCCCCATTTTTTATTAAATGTCTATTGTTATCTATAATCTTATTTAATAAGTTTTCCATTTTATCCCACCTAACTAATGAATATCAAATGCTGTTTTTCCTATAAACTCTCTTAAAATAGAGTTTGGCGGAATTATATCTTCATCTTCAATATCTATAAAGTATTCTAAAAACTTAAGAAGTTTTTTTGCTTCTCCGTAGTAAATATTATTGCTATCTATTTCTTCTAGTAAAGGCTTTATATATTTCTTTAGTACTGCTAATTCATATACTAATGCAGAATTAAACATTATATCAGCTTCTTCTTGGAAAGGGAAAATATATTTTTCTTCTCCTGTTCGAACTCCTGCCCACATTTCCAAAGTTCTAGTGGCATCATTTCCCCTATATTTTATATCCCTCACTATTCTTCTAATAAGCCTTGCATCTGTAGTAGGTATGCGATTATGTGCGTCTATGTTTAACTGAGTTAATGCAGATATATATATCTTATATTTGTTTTTTTCTGGAATATAATTAGTCATTTTAGGATTTAGGCTATGTATCCCTTCAACGATTATTGGATTCGATTTATCTACCTTAAGTTTCTTTCCTGATTTTTCACTTTTTCCAGTGATAAAATTAAATTTAGGTAATTCAATTTCATTTCCTTCCAATAATTTTACTAAATCCTCATTTAATCTTTTTAAATCTATTGCATCTATGGTTTCAAAGTTATAGCTTCCATCTTCATTTAAAGGAGTTTTTTCTCTATCTACAAAATAATCATCTACAGATATGGAAACTGGTCTTTTTCCATTTACCTTTAATTGTACCTCCAGCCTTTTAGAGAAAGTAGTTTTTCCTGAAGATGAAGGTCCTGCTATTAATATTAAATGAATATCCTCATCTTCACAAATTTTATCTGCAATATTTGCGATCTTTTTTTCGTGAAGTGCTTCTGATATTCCAATTACTTCCCTTATATTTCCATTTATAATTTTTTCATTTAATGAACCTATATATGCAAGATCTAATATATCGCCCCAGTCATTAGCTTCTTTTAAAACCTTTGATAGCTTTTTCAATTCTTTAAATTCAGGTAAATTATAATTCGAGTTCATTCCTGGAAATAATATTAAAATCCCTGGATAATAATATTTAAGTTCAAATGTTTCTAAATAACCTGTAGATGGAGCTAAAAAACCATGATAAGTATCTATATGCCCACCTATATCATAAACATCAATATCTATTCTATCTAGCGTATTAAAAAGCCTTATTTTATCAATATAATTATATTCTTTAAATATGTCCATTGCCCTTTCTTTAGGCATTCTTTGTCTAATTATCGGAATATCTTTTTCTATTATTTCTTGCATCTTCTCCTGTATTTCCTGTACTTTTCTAAATGTAATAGAATAGTCTTTTTCAAAACTTGCATAAAGTCCTTCTCCAAGGAAGTGCTCAATCCTCACTGTCTTATTAGGTATTACACTTTTACAAGCCATTATAAAAACAGCAGATATGGTTCTCGTATATATTCTATAGCCATCTACATCTCTTATGTCTAGAAATCTTATATTCATATTGTCTTCAGCTATTTTATTTAAATTAAAGACCTCATTATTTATTTT
Encoded proteins:
- the glsA gene encoding glutaminase A, encoding MENLLNKIIDNNRHLIKNGALADYIPALLQANPNHMGICIMDIDGNVYKAGDYSEKFTIQSISKVMSLMQALIDNGEDYVFKKIDYEPTEEPFNTLFKLDFPHTIKPSNPMINSGAIVTTSLIKGEGEERFNRLLELIRRVAENPNISYNEEVYLSEKETGDKNRAMAYLMKSRGFIEGDVEDILDTYFKQCSIEVTTVDMAKIGLFIANRYRLSKEDKPICNAKIASILTAIMATCGMYNFSGEYAATVGIPSKSGVGGGILGTIPYKMGIGIFSPALDQYGNSIAGYGIMKDLSKELNLNIF
- a CDS encoding nucleoside kinase; protein product: MNKEIKLYIENIGEFLSLEKGTSLLEVSQIAFKEDYKKYLGAKINNEVFNLNKIAEDNMNIRFLDIRDVDGYRIYTRTISAVFIMACKSVIPNKTVRIEHFLGEGLYASFEKDYSITFRKVQEIQEKMQEIIEKDIPIIRQRMPKERAMDIFKEYNYIDKIRLFNTLDRIDIDVYDIGGHIDTYHGFLAPSTGYLETFELKYYYPGILILFPGMNSNYNLPEFKELKKLSKVLKEANDWGDILDLAYIGSLNEKIINGNIREVIGISEALHEKKIANIADKICEDEDIHLILIAGPSSSGKTTFSKRLEVQLKVNGKRPVSISVDDYFVDREKTPLNEDGSYNFETIDAIDLKRLNEDLVKLLEGNEIELPKFNFITGKSEKSGKKLKVDKSNPIIVEGIHSLNPKMTNYIPEKNKYKIYISALTQLNIDAHNRIPTTDARLIRRIVRDIKYRGNDATRTLEMWAGVRTGEEKYIFPFQEEADIMFNSALVYELAVLKKYIKPLLEEIDSNNIYYGEAKKLLKFLEYFIDIEDEDIIPPNSILREFIGKTAFDIH
- the nagZ gene encoding beta-N-acetylhexosaminidase, whose amino-acid sequence is MKKIIGIILLLIIILAVGCKKDNINTGDKDIKPEELPSEDNNIQIDPIEDRIKSMSLEEKIGQLLIVGFEGTEINQEIISFIEELKVGGFILFSRNIEDENKTLELLNNIKEANSDNDIPLFLSIDEEGGRVSRLPKAFKKLPEAIKLGNKNDKEISYNYGKILGERVKALGFNVDFAPVLDINSNPKNPVIGNRAFGSTVDIVVSNGIQVMSGIRDTNIIPAVKHFPGHGDTGIDSHVNLPIVKKSMEELEKMELIPFIKAIEEDVDMIMVAHILYPAMDEEYPSTMSQKIIQNLLRDQLGYNGVVVSDDMTMGAIVENYSLEEASLRFIKSGGDIALICHGNDNPKKVIEHIKESVNTGSLSEIDIDKKVYRILKLKEKYALEDKIIESNNLEELNTKTIKLIEEINK